In Marinitoga sp. 1197, a single window of DNA contains:
- a CDS encoding methyl-accepting chemotaxis protein has protein sequence MRVNLKYSLIITLVFGLSFISFFFIVYEYYKNLTVDFIMKSYENNVIKFSELLSKSMGSLESDFFSKKFIDEKNGYYYILDENGNVIYHTNLSKIGINAVEDAKLPELYKYIKENKNGIYTYVYENEKRFVAFSSFEFNNSTYYLANAITEKQLFYDINKVKTFSIILLVIMMVFLFFISYVIGKLIEKEFKKQIGTIKEFSTNVSSYIAENSSASSEIGAVAQNTQKNVQKLDELIQNFSSSIEEGRSELDLTLSNMKEFFDDIQNMNEKTLEISNFINKLSDLNDKIKDISDTVSILSINSSIETSKENLDREGISKIAELINELASESRETSKNSEKILKEIEKNITTNVLLSEKTSKELNKIEKSLDSVSEIVRDFEYTVQSLSNFSHSTKISMNEVLSGINQMSEALIEIKNSMDKLLEIAKKFEK, from the coding sequence ATGAGGGTTAATTTAAAATATTCACTTATAATTACATTAGTGTTTGGATTATCTTTTATCTCTTTCTTTTTTATTGTTTACGAATATTATAAAAACCTTACAGTTGATTTTATTATGAAATCATATGAAAATAATGTTATTAAATTTTCTGAGCTTCTTTCAAAATCAATGGGTTCTTTAGAGTCTGATTTTTTTTCTAAAAAATTTATAGATGAAAAAAATGGATATTATTATATTTTAGATGAAAATGGAAATGTTATATATCATACAAATCTAAGTAAAATAGGAATAAACGCAGTTGAAGATGCTAAACTTCCAGAATTATATAAATATATAAAAGAAAATAAAAACGGGATATACACATATGTTTATGAAAATGAAAAAAGATTTGTGGCGTTTTCATCGTTTGAATTTAATAATTCAACATATTATCTTGCAAACGCTATAACAGAAAAACAACTTTTTTATGATATTAACAAAGTTAAAACATTTTCTATTATTCTATTGGTAATTATGATGGTATTTTTGTTTTTTATCTCATATGTAATAGGAAAATTAATTGAAAAGGAATTTAAAAAACAAATTGGTACTATAAAAGAATTTTCAACAAATGTATCTTCTTATATAGCGGAAAATAGTTCTGCTTCTAGTGAAATAGGTGCTGTTGCCCAAAATACACAAAAAAACGTTCAAAAATTGGATGAATTAATACAAAATTTTTCTTCCTCTATAGAGGAAGGAAGAAGCGAATTGGATTTGACCTTATCAAATATGAAGGAATTTTTTGATGATATTCAAAATATGAATGAAAAAACTTTAGAGATATCTAATTTTATAAATAAACTATCAGATCTTAATGATAAAATAAAGGATATTTCAGATACTGTTTCTATTCTATCAATAAATTCTTCCATTGAAACCAGTAAAGAAAATCTTGATCGTGAAGGTATTTCTAAAATCGCAGAATTAATAAATGAATTAGCTTCAGAATCAAGAGAAACATCAAAAAATTCAGAAAAAATTTTAAAAGAGATAGAAAAAAATATTACCACAAACGTTCTTTTATCTGAAAAAACGTCTAAAGAATTGAACAAAATTGAGAAATCTCTTGATTCTGTTTCGGAAATAGTACGAGACTTTGAGTATACTGTTCAATCTTTATCGAATTTTTCACACTCAACAAAAATTTCTATGAATGAAGTTTTATCTGGAATAAATCAAATGTCAGAAGCTCTTATTGAAATAAAAAATAGCATGGATAAATTGCTTGAAATTGCAAAAAAATTCGAAAAATAA
- a CDS encoding chemotaxis protein CheB, translating into MITIKVIIGASAGGPAALKTLFSFEEKLKYPIILAMHNLDNQTSNFKDYLENISKQKVNIVKGFTELKSGIYIPEGGKDIIFSSKRVVSVIKNTGPVSPSINKLFDSLYPYIDKNTYIFLLGGLGNDGVKGLKKIENSKAKIYIQNDAQFPYMTERAIQSLTKYFERSIKELNRILIDLNRGDFI; encoded by the coding sequence ATGATAACAATTAAAGTTATAATAGGTGCATCTGCTGGGGGGCCAGCTGCATTAAAGACGCTTTTTTCATTTGAAGAAAAATTGAAATATCCTATTATATTAGCAATGCATAATCTTGATAATCAAACATCTAATTTTAAAGATTATCTTGAAAATATTTCAAAGCAGAAAGTTAATATTGTTAAAGGTTTTACAGAATTAAAAAGTGGAATTTATATTCCCGAAGGAGGCAAAGATATAATTTTTTCTTCCAAAAGGGTAGTTTCAGTTATTAAAAATACCGGTCCAGTGTCTCCATCGATAAATAAATTATTTGATTCATTATATCCATATATTGATAAAAATACATATATATTTTTATTAGGTGGGTTAGGAAATGATGGGGTAAAAGGACTAAAAAAAATTGAAAATAGCAAAGCAAAAATTTATATTCAAAACGATGCTCAATTTCCATATATGACAGAAAGAGCAATTCAAAGCTTAACAAAATATTTTGAAAGAAGTATAAAAGAATTAAATAGGATTTTAATTGATTTGAATAGAGGCGATTTTATATGA
- a CDS encoding GGDEF domain-containing response regulator, with translation MRKILVIDDSKSWREYLKDNLTKMGYDVSVAENGFEGINLFFKILPDVVISDYIMPQMNGIHFCRFIRSYDAFSRVGIIILTGAEDSINEFWAKKSGADLFIKKDKSPENILESIVKFLESNKFTIEWSREFYKFRKNPFSELVDILEETLKIEIIKSSILDLISNIYDEEYIMIKLKDLLKEFFKFENLNIMILSHVIGRVYAFSNNKKFQCKKIKKLLYEKLLNPTTPSEWIFKGDFCDKGKNETILLENSIFFNLKSGNTDLGVISFSNFENKNTIAYYMNFMLEPLTTLFKALNNYMDYKVSSERDSLTGLYNKRKITEKLRELIILFKRKKYGLSVAILDIDGFKQINDEFGHITGDKVLIKLSQIMQDELRENDFIGRFGGEEFLILLPETECIKAKKVLERLLKKVSEYNWEKLGINKKITFSAGVFCDYKKRNVTYIINKADELMYMAKKLGKNRIISKEDLL, from the coding sequence ATGAGAAAGATATTAGTTATAGACGATAGTAAATCTTGGAGAGAATATCTCAAGGACAATTTAACTAAAATGGGATATGATGTTTCTGTTGCAGAAAATGGTTTTGAAGGAATTAACCTCTTTTTTAAAATACTTCCTGATGTTGTGATTTCAGATTATATTATGCCTCAAATGAATGGTATTCATTTTTGTAGATTTATACGAAGTTATGATGCTTTTTCAAGGGTGGGGATAATAATATTAACGGGTGCTGAAGATTCAATAAATGAATTTTGGGCTAAAAAAAGTGGAGCTGATTTATTTATAAAAAAAGATAAATCACCAGAAAATATATTGGAAAGTATAGTCAAATTTTTAGAAAGTAATAAATTTACAATTGAATGGAGCAGAGAATTTTATAAGTTTAGAAAAAATCCTTTTAGTGAATTAGTTGATATATTAGAAGAAACATTGAAAATAGAAATTATAAAATCTTCAATACTTGATCTTATAAGTAACATATACGATGAAGAATATATTATGATTAAATTAAAGGATTTGCTTAAAGAATTTTTTAAATTTGAAAATTTAAATATAATGATATTGTCTCATGTTATTGGAAGAGTCTATGCTTTTTCTAACAATAAGAAATTTCAGTGTAAAAAAATTAAAAAATTATTATATGAAAAACTGTTAAATCCTACCACACCTTCAGAATGGATTTTTAAAGGAGATTTTTGTGATAAAGGTAAAAATGAAACAATATTATTAGAAAATTCTATATTTTTTAACCTAAAAAGCGGAAATACCGATCTTGGGGTAATATCTTTTAGCAATTTTGAAAATAAAAACACCATAGCATATTATATGAATTTTATGTTAGAACCACTAACTACCTTATTTAAAGCATTAAATAATTATATGGATTATAAAGTATCCTCTGAGAGGGATAGTCTTACAGGATTATATAATAAACGAAAAATTACAGAAAAATTAAGAGAATTAATTATATTATTCAAAAGAAAAAAGTATGGTCTTTCAGTTGCAATTCTTGATATTGATGGATTTAAACAAATAAATGATGAATTTGGACATATCACAGGAGATAAAGTCTTGATAAAATTATCTCAAATAATGCAGGATGAATTGAGAGAAAATGATTTTATAGGGAGATTTGGAGGGGAAGAGTTTTTGATTTTATTACCTGAAACTGAATGTATTAAAGCTAAAAAAGTATTGGAAAGACTTTTAAAAAAAGTATCTGAATATAATTGGGAAAAGTTAGGAATAAATAAGAAAATAACTTTTAGTGCGGGAGTGTTTTGTGACTATAAAAAAAGAAATGTTACCTATATTATTAATAAAGCTGATGAATTAATGTATATGGCAAAAAAACTGGGGAAAAATAGAATAATTAGTAAGGAGGATTTGTTATGA
- a CDS encoding DNA-directed RNA polymerase subunit beta', with product MGKMTSSFKRKIAKIKVGIASPERIREWSSGEVKKPETINHRTFKPERDGLFCEKIFGPVKDYECTCGRYKGKKYEGTVCERCGVKVESKESRRRKMGHIELAAPVVHIWFLKSSPSILSILLNISVKELENIIYYGSKRVVEKIWLITDPKDSDMFDYGDMLHNTEYEIFKEKMNFEVEQAVKVLHIKEKPIARRSGVVSIETEMTQAKHEVTWIKIKDENGVEEKWPIFEGSTLFVEDGDEIEEGTQLADTFLYEEEILTASEYLIFEQFYPSSIEIERDIERDTPILVITEIDPEIEKEIGKGVGNTLLQEEYEAYKELYDDKIIADYGGEAIKKLLRTIDLHSLKIQLEAELAKLDKKSAKALKLIKRLKVVKDFLKSGNKPEWMIIEALPVVPPDIRPLIQIDGGRFAATDLNDLYRRVINRNNRLQKLFEIEAPEIIIRNEKRILQQAVDSLIYNGRVGKAMTDRSGRPLRSLTDLIKGKKGRFRRNLLGKRVDYSGRAVIVVGPELKIHECGLPKKMAMELFKPFVLNKLLKDSNASSKNARKLKKTIIEKEMPEAWEMLEEVIKGHPVMLNRAPTLHRISIQAFIPKLIEGNSIQLHPLVCPPFNADFDGDQMAVHVPLSNIAQAEAKFLMLSRYNIISPANGKPISMPGKDMIAGVYYLTTVDKKYFDSKKIPSTPKEVSNKNTIKYIFADEFQAFYVHEYEKITKHEIIVENNELKWSKPTLILHEPIGLYYNDKLIKTTVGRLIFKEILPEKIGRFNPDFNKIYKKKEIKNLIFDTFKYHGIDRTADLLDDIKFLGFHYATISGLTISVRDIVEPKERIEIIKKSEETVMEIEKYYEEGYLTDEQRYKEVVRVWEKTIAAVTEVTSKEFKKYPFNPVWMMVDSGARGNIDQLKQLAGMRGLMADPSGKVIELPIKSNFRNGLSELEFFISTHGARKGSADTALRTSTAGYLTRRLVDVAQSITVTEPDCGTEKGIEARELIADGLRIEKLADYLFGRVLASDVLDPKTDEIIINPTTGKKYVKDVMLDEEDAEFLATYKTNIPVVEIKDNINLDNINMYLYNVLNEDILIDGELLFSKGTEIDKDVIISLKQHNVKAVNIKEYKAVNFVFVGENLKVEDENGKLITLANYQEKIDTDTAKKLERYNVEKIEVRPSIYVRSILTCEAEHGVCAKCYGMDLSNHKIVNIGESVGIIAAQSIGEPGTQLTMRTFHTGGIATAGDITQGLPRAEELFEARKNLKGPEAEFSTVKGIVRKIDRDEKGRLIFIVEDFKGELYTYIADPKVKPTVSVGDKVEPGYRLTSGNIKPRRLLEELGAEVTFDYLLKEIKKIYAEQGVEIHDKHFEIIIKQMFNKVEITYAGDTEFMPKDLVNIKSVERINRKIYEENKKIEENRQEVLGKKLSEKISVKIDEGNEIIGDVGDEITEELLDKIVDMGIKEIEVFKTEPQLLETEDGEIKLVGEKKVYLINPKEPARYERKLLRITKSSLEREGWLGAASFQQTVQVLTEAALEGKEDYLLGLKENVIVGQPIPAGTGLKAFLESEISIFELPTYPTEDTQESAAS from the coding sequence ATGGGTAAAATGACATCATCATTTAAAAGGAAAATTGCAAAGATTAAAGTGGGAATTGCTTCTCCAGAAAGAATTAGAGAATGGTCAAGTGGAGAAGTAAAAAAACCGGAAACTATTAATCACAGAACATTTAAACCAGAAAGAGACGGTCTTTTCTGTGAAAAAATTTTTGGTCCTGTAAAGGATTATGAATGTACCTGTGGAAGATACAAAGGAAAAAAATATGAAGGAACAGTATGTGAAAGATGTGGAGTAAAAGTAGAATCAAAAGAGTCAAGAAGAAGAAAAATGGGGCATATTGAATTAGCAGCTCCTGTAGTACATATATGGTTCTTAAAATCATCACCTTCTATTTTATCCATACTTTTGAATATATCTGTAAAAGAACTTGAAAACATCATATATTATGGTTCAAAAAGGGTTGTAGAAAAAATCTGGTTAATAACAGATCCAAAAGATTCTGATATGTTTGATTATGGAGATATGCTCCATAATACAGAATATGAAATATTTAAAGAAAAAATGAATTTTGAAGTTGAACAGGCTGTTAAAGTGCTTCATATTAAAGAAAAACCTATTGCCAGAAGAAGTGGTGTTGTAAGTATAGAAACAGAAATGACGCAGGCAAAACATGAAGTAACCTGGATAAAAATTAAAGATGAAAATGGCGTAGAAGAAAAATGGCCTATTTTTGAAGGTTCTACGTTATTTGTAGAAGATGGTGATGAAATAGAAGAAGGAACACAGCTTGCTGACACATTTTTATACGAGGAAGAAATATTAACTGCAAGTGAATATTTAATTTTTGAACAATTCTATCCATCATCAATAGAGATTGAAAGAGATATAGAAAGAGATACGCCAATATTGGTTATTACAGAAATAGATCCTGAAATTGAAAAAGAAATAGGAAAAGGTGTTGGAAATACATTATTACAGGAAGAATATGAAGCATATAAAGAATTATATGATGATAAAATTATTGCTGATTATGGTGGAGAAGCAATAAAAAAATTATTAAGAACTATAGATTTGCATTCTTTGAAAATACAATTAGAGGCAGAATTAGCCAAATTAGATAAAAAAAGTGCTAAAGCATTAAAGCTAATTAAGAGGTTAAAAGTAGTAAAGGATTTTCTGAAATCAGGGAATAAACCAGAATGGATGATTATTGAAGCATTGCCTGTTGTTCCTCCAGATATCAGACCATTAATTCAGATAGATGGTGGAAGATTTGCAGCAACAGATTTAAATGATTTATATAGAAGGGTAATCAACAGAAATAACAGACTTCAAAAATTATTTGAAATTGAAGCTCCGGAAATTATTATAAGAAATGAAAAAAGAATCTTACAGCAGGCTGTGGATTCGTTAATATATAACGGTCGCGTTGGAAAGGCTATGACAGATAGAAGTGGAAGGCCATTAAGATCATTAACAGATTTGATTAAAGGTAAAAAGGGAAGATTTAGAAGAAATCTTCTTGGAAAACGTGTCGATTATTCTGGAAGGGCTGTTATTGTAGTTGGTCCAGAACTTAAAATTCATGAATGTGGTCTTCCGAAAAAAATGGCAATGGAATTATTTAAACCATTTGTATTGAATAAATTATTAAAAGATTCAAATGCATCAAGTAAAAATGCCAGAAAATTAAAGAAAACAATTATAGAAAAAGAAATGCCAGAAGCATGGGAAATGCTTGAAGAGGTTATAAAAGGGCATCCTGTAATGTTAAACAGGGCCCCAACGCTGCATAGAATATCAATTCAAGCATTTATTCCAAAATTAATTGAAGGTAATTCAATACAATTACATCCACTGGTATGTCCTCCATTTAATGCAGACTTTGATGGAGACCAGATGGCTGTGCATGTTCCATTATCCAATATAGCTCAGGCAGAAGCAAAATTCTTGATGTTATCAAGATATAACATAATATCTCCAGCAAATGGAAAGCCAATATCAATGCCTGGTAAAGACATGATAGCAGGAGTATATTATTTAACAACAGTTGATAAAAAGTATTTTGATTCAAAGAAGATTCCTTCAACTCCAAAAGAAGTATCAAATAAAAATACCATAAAATATATTTTTGCTGATGAATTTCAAGCATTTTATGTTCATGAATATGAAAAAATAACAAAACATGAAATAATTGTTGAAAATAATGAATTAAAATGGTCAAAACCAACATTAATACTTCATGAACCTATTGGATTATATTATAATGATAAACTAATAAAAACTACAGTGGGAAGATTAATATTTAAAGAAATACTCCCAGAAAAAATAGGAAGATTTAATCCAGATTTCAATAAAATATACAAAAAGAAAGAAATAAAAAATCTAATATTCGACACATTCAAATATCATGGAATAGATAGAACAGCTGATCTATTAGACGATATCAAATTTTTAGGATTTCATTATGCAACAATATCGGGATTAACTATATCTGTTAGAGATATTGTTGAACCTAAAGAAAGAATAGAAATAATAAAGAAATCAGAAGAAACTGTTATGGAAATAGAAAAATATTATGAAGAAGGATATTTAACAGATGAGCAAAGATATAAAGAAGTTGTTAGAGTGTGGGAAAAGACTATAGCAGCAGTTACAGAAGTTACAAGTAAGGAATTCAAGAAATATCCATTTAATCCTGTATGGATGATGGTTGACTCTGGGGCAAGGGGTAATATAGACCAATTAAAACAACTTGCTGGTATGAGAGGACTTATGGCAGATCCATCAGGTAAGGTTATTGAGTTACCAATTAAGTCAAACTTTAGAAATGGTTTATCTGAATTGGAATTCTTTATATCAACACATGGTGCCAGAAAGGGTTCTGCTGATACAGCTCTAAGAACATCAACAGCTGGATACTTAACTCGAAGACTTGTAGATGTTGCTCAATCTATTACAGTAACAGAACCAGATTGCGGTACAGAAAAAGGAATTGAAGCAAGAGAATTAATAGCAGATGGTTTAAGAATAGAAAAATTAGCTGACTATTTATTCGGTAGAGTTTTGGCATCAGATGTTCTTGATCCAAAAACAGATGAAATCATAATTAATCCAACAACAGGTAAGAAATATGTAAAAGACGTAATGCTTGATGAAGAAGATGCAGAATTTTTAGCAACATATAAGACAAATATACCTGTTGTAGAGATAAAAGATAACATAAATTTAGATAATATAAATATGTATTTATATAACGTATTGAATGAAGACATATTGATTGATGGAGAATTATTATTCTCAAAAGGAACAGAGATAGATAAAGATGTTATTATATCTTTAAAGCAACATAATGTGAAAGCTGTAAATATAAAAGAATATAAAGCTGTGAACTTCGTATTTGTCGGAGAAAATTTAAAAGTTGAAGATGAAAATGGAAAATTAATAACACTTGCAAATTATCAAGAAAAAATTGATACAGATACTGCAAAGAAATTAGAGAGATATAATGTTGAAAAAATTGAAGTTAGACCTTCAATATATGTAAGATCAATATTAACCTGTGAAGCTGAACATGGTGTATGTGCGAAATGTTATGGTATGGATTTATCAAATCATAAAATAGTAAACATTGGAGAATCAGTAGGTATAATTGCAGCACAATCAATTGGAGAACCTGGAACACAATTAACTATGAGAACTTTCCATACAGGCGGTATTGCTACCGCAGGGGATATTACTCAGGGTCTTCCAAGAGCAGAAGAATTATTTGAAGCAAGAAAGAATTTAAAAGGTCCAGAAGCAGAATTTTCAACAGTAAAGGGTATAGTTAGAAAAATTGACAGGGATGAAAAAGGAAGATTAATATTTATCGTTGAAGACTTTAAAGGCGAATTATATACATATATAGCAGATCCAAAGGTTAAACCTACTGTATCCGTTGGCGATAAGGTTGAACCAGGATATAGATTGACATCAGGTAATATAAAACCAAGAAGATTACTAGAAGAACTTGGCGCTGAAGTAACCTTTGATTACTTATTAAAAGAAATTAAAAAGATTTATGCTGAACAAGGTGTTGAAATTCATGACAAACATTTTGAAATAATTATAAAACAAATGTTCAATAAAGTTGAAATAACATATGCTGGAGATACAGAATTTATGCCGAAAGATCTTGTAAATATCAAATCAGTAGAAAGAATAAATAGAAAAATTTATGAAGAAAATAAAAAGATTGAAGAAAATAGACAGGAAGTATTGGGTAAAAAATTATCAGAAAAGATTTCTGTGAAAATAGATGAAGGAAATGAAATAATTGGTGATGTTGGAGATGAAATAACAGAAGAATTACTAGACAAAATTGTAGATATGGGAATAAAAGAAATTGAAGTATTTAAAACAGAACCACAATTGCTTGAAACTGAAGATGGGGAAATTAAATTGGTTGGAGAAAAGAAAGTATACTTAATCAATCCAAAAGAGCCAGCAAGATATGAAAGAAAATTATTGAGAATTACAAAATCATCACTTGAAAGAGAAGGATGGCTGGGAGCAGCATCATTCCAACAAACAGTTCAGGTATTAACAGAAGCGGCTTTAGAAGGAAAAGAAGATTATCTATTAGGATTAAAAGAAAATGTTATTGTTGGTCAGCCAATACCAGCTGGAACAGGATTAAAAGCTTTCTTAGAATCAGAAATATCGATATTTGAATTACCTACATATCCAACAGAAGATACGCAGGAAAGTGCTGCATCATAA
- a CDS encoding ATP-binding response regulator — protein sequence MEFLNIFLDEMNENLNKAINLLKEYLETRNPLIIKELHRIYHTLKGSAGLVGMHNFGKFMHELESAFKEKLNDVLDEKFVARVIKISNELMNKRSDLTEKEISYYKNILLNEELIEGTMAYLNQENISIEEMEKFYSILLKAENDILNNRVNSALKNIKNLRIQLQKTIENEQFVLLKDIIKSFENLIFQEAIFNNKKVNFIIDVENIKIEKEDANLIKNILIHIVKNSIAHGIENPEYRKKVGKDEKGNLKIKSYIKNNMIYLEVSDDGYGLNIEAIKNKAKQLGYDSVNPLDVIFYPGFSIKEKVDQSSGRGVGLDAVKAFAEFKGGDVKVETEKGKGTKFIVKFKAKATSKKVLVLNRDNNIFSISSDDIIKLINKPEVIDNKINYNNQLFEIIDFGKNNINFCVICKNNVAVIYDEIKGYFETRIVPSEDKRFLGFAKSIFTYPIPIISIKNIPKNNNIKGRKKKRVLILDDSIVSRYVISKLIKSSGYDIIESSCGKEALDKKDYDAAIVDVELPDISGYEVVKFIKEKNPDIPVIILSTKSDPEEIKKGLSSGANAYVLKGDKIEKIIILLKKFLGDDNN from the coding sequence ATGGAATTTTTGAATATATTTTTAGATGAAATGAATGAAAATTTGAATAAAGCAATCAATTTATTAAAGGAATATCTTGAGACAAGAAACCCTTTGATAATAAAAGAATTACATAGAATTTATCATACTTTAAAAGGGTCTGCAGGGTTAGTAGGAATGCATAATTTTGGTAAATTTATGCATGAGCTTGAGTCTGCTTTCAAAGAAAAATTAAATGATGTTTTAGATGAAAAATTTGTGGCTAGAGTTATAAAAATATCAAATGAATTAATGAATAAAAGAAGCGATTTAACGGAAAAGGAAATATCTTATTATAAAAATATATTATTAAATGAAGAATTAATAGAAGGAACAATGGCTTATTTAAATCAAGAAAATATATCAATTGAAGAAATGGAAAAGTTTTATAGTATTTTATTGAAAGCAGAAAACGATATTTTGAATAATAGAGTAAATTCTGCTCTTAAAAATATAAAAAATTTAAGAATTCAATTACAAAAAACAATAGAAAACGAACAATTTGTATTATTAAAGGATATTATAAAAAGTTTTGAAAACTTAATATTTCAAGAAGCAATTTTTAATAATAAGAAGGTTAATTTTATTATTGATGTAGAGAATATAAAAATTGAAAAAGAAGATGCTAATCTAATAAAAAATATTTTGATTCATATTGTAAAAAATAGTATTGCTCATGGGATTGAAAACCCAGAATACAGAAAAAAAGTTGGTAAAGATGAAAAAGGAAATTTAAAAATAAAAAGTTATATAAAGAATAATATGATATATCTTGAGGTTTCCGATGATGGATACGGTTTAAACATTGAAGCAATAAAAAATAAAGCTAAACAATTGGGATATGATTCTGTGAACCCTCTTGATGTAATTTTTTATCCGGGTTTTTCTATTAAAGAGAAAGTTGATCAATCTTCTGGTAGAGGAGTTGGATTGGATGCAGTTAAAGCCTTTGCAGAATTTAAGGGTGGCGATGTAAAAGTTGAAACAGAAAAAGGAAAAGGAACAAAATTTATTGTTAAATTTAAAGCCAAAGCCACTTCAAAAAAAGTTTTGGTTTTAAATCGAGATAACAATATATTCTCAATTAGTTCAGATGACATTATTAAATTAATTAATAAACCGGAAGTTATTGATAATAAAATAAATTATAACAATCAGCTTTTTGAAATAATTGATTTTGGAAAAAATAATATAAATTTTTGTGTTATATGCAAAAATAATGTAGCCGTAATTTATGATGAAATAAAGGGATATTTTGAAACGCGTATAGTTCCATCTGAAGATAAAAGATTTTTGGGATTTGCAAAAAGTATATTTACATATCCAATTCCTATAATATCTATAAAAAATATCCCTAAAAATAACAACATAAAAGGAAGAAAAAAGAAAAGAGTGTTGATATTAGATGATTCAATAGTTTCCAGATATGTTATTTCAAAACTTATAAAAAGTTCAGGATATGACATTATTGAATCATCTTGTGGTAAAGAAGCACTTGATAAGAAGGATTATGATGCCGCCATAGTTGATGTTGAGTTGCCTGATATAAGTGGGTATGAAGTTGTAAAATTTATAAAGGAAAAAAATCCAGATATACCAGTTATTATTTTAAGCACTAAATCAGATCCAGAAGAAATTAAAAAAGGTTTAAGTTCTGGTGCAAATGCTTATGTTTTAAAAGGAGATAAAATAGAAAAAATTATAATATTATTAAAAAAATTTTTGGGGGATGATAACAATTAA
- a CDS encoding CheR family methyltransferase, translating to MKDRYIKQVLAKYGLEYKKKDIVEKIDYDKTSLSEDKILEKYTIGESFFFRDKELWNFLKGYFEKKEFWKILSLGCSRGEEVYNFSFILNEKGKKYQIIGIDASKKRIAEARQGIYKFWSVRFMNEKDKIKFFNKEKEIYYVKPEFKKNVEFKKENILEYLNSTKEKYDIITIRRVLIYFSNEKIKYILNRIYEILDNEGILILGNGEFYPEMMELYKIFYNKNFTVWMKKTDKNLADNKKNFLDYYEKKGKKLLKKNNKERFYKERLYKNNSKEFTENIDKENYIEIIKDLINKKEYMYAYQLISNISEESIDPLIFKYKVILEIELNLNAKNTIEKALFLNPNDEELWNIKKIIDG from the coding sequence ATGAAAGATAGATATATAAAACAAGTTTTAGCTAAGTATGGTCTTGAATATAAAAAAAAGGATATAGTTGAGAAAATAGATTATGATAAAACAAGCCTCTCAGAGGATAAAATATTGGAAAAATATACAATAGGAGAATCGTTTTTTTTTAGAGATAAAGAGTTGTGGAACTTTTTAAAAGGGTATTTTGAAAAAAAAGAATTCTGGAAAATTTTAAGCCTTGGATGTTCGAGAGGAGAAGAAGTATATAATTTTTCTTTTATATTAAATGAAAAAGGGAAAAAATATCAAATTATAGGGATAGACGCTTCAAAAAAAAGAATTGCCGAGGCAAGGCAAGGTATTTATAAATTTTGGAGTGTTAGATTTATGAATGAAAAAGATAAAATAAAATTTTTTAATAAAGAAAAAGAAATTTATTATGTAAAACCAGAATTCAAAAAAAATGTTGAATTTAAAAAGGAGAATATTTTAGAATATTTAAATTCAACGAAAGAGAAATATGACATAATAACTATAAGACGTGTTTTAATATATTTTTCAAATGAAAAAATAAAATATATATTAAATAGAATATATGAAATTTTGGATAATGAAGGAATTCTCATTTTGGGTAATGGAGAATTTTATCCAGAAATGATGGAATTATATAAAATTTTTTATAATAAAAATTTTACTGTATGGATGAAAAAGACAGATAAAAATTTAGCAGATAATAAAAAAAATTTTCTTGATTATTATGAAAAAAAGGGAAAAAAACTTTTAAAAAAGAATAATAAAGAAAGGTTTTATAAAGAAAGGCTTTATAAAAATAATTCAAAGGAATTTACTGAGAATATAGATAAAGAAAATTATATTGAAATAATTAAAGATTTAATAAATAAAAAAGAATATATGTATGCATATCAATTAATATCAAATATATCAGAAGAATCTATTGATCCTTTAATATTTAAGTATAAAGTTATATTGGAAATAGAACTTAATCTCAATGCAAAAAACACTATTGAAAAAGCATTATTTTTAAATCCGAATGATGAAGAATTATGGAATATAAAAAAGATAATAGATGGGTGA